A window from Prochlorococcus marinus CUG1435 encodes these proteins:
- a CDS encoding metal ABC transporter ATP-binding protein, producing MESINYQNFRIDAENICVDYNGKVALYDANLRLKPGQICGLVGMNGAGKTTFFNALTGFVNISKGKIRINGESVRSAQKDQTIAYVPQNEGIDSQFPISVWDVVMMGRYGSMNIFRSPRESDVQAVKDAIERVDLTDHLSTPIGNLSGGQRKRTFLARAIAQRASILLLDEPFSGVDIRTEKLISELFIQFKNEGKTILLSTHDMIHVREFCDLVLLINKTVVAYGETSEVFTPENITTTFGGISPNFLFGPES from the coding sequence ATGGAATCAATCAATTATCAAAATTTTAGGATTGATGCAGAGAATATTTGTGTGGATTACAACGGTAAGGTGGCTTTGTATGATGCTAATTTAAGATTGAAACCTGGCCAGATTTGTGGGTTAGTAGGAATGAACGGGGCTGGTAAAACAACCTTTTTTAATGCTTTAACTGGCTTTGTAAACATTTCAAAGGGAAAAATTAGAATAAATGGAGAGTCTGTAAGATCTGCTCAAAAAGATCAGACAATTGCTTATGTTCCTCAGAATGAGGGAATTGATAGTCAATTTCCAATAAGTGTTTGGGATGTGGTGATGATGGGAAGATATGGTTCGATGAATATTTTTAGGTCTCCTAGAGAGTCTGATGTTCAGGCGGTCAAAGATGCTATTGAGAGAGTTGATCTTACTGATCATTTATCTACACCTATTGGAAACTTATCTGGAGGTCAGAGGAAACGAACTTTTTTAGCTAGAGCAATTGCTCAAAGAGCGTCAATATTACTTCTTGATGAGCCTTTTTCAGGTGTTGATATAAGAACTGAAAAACTTATCTCAGAATTATTTATTCAATTTAAAAATGAGGGGAAAACTATATTATTATCAACGCACGATATGATTCATGTCCGTGAATTTTGTGATTTGGTTCTTTTAATAAATAAAACTGTTGTAGCTTACGGCGAGACCTCTGAAGTGTTTACCCCTGAAAATATTACAACCACTTTTGGAGGGATCTCACCTAATTTCTTGTTTGGACCTGAATCCTAA